Proteins from a genomic interval of Quercus lobata isolate SW786 chromosome 11, ValleyOak3.0 Primary Assembly, whole genome shotgun sequence:
- the LOC115969316 gene encoding uncharacterized protein LOC115969316, protein MELQHWGHWQHPLVFNEDERSGDDCYGCLEPVFGPSYSCNECRDYLHHKSCVELPIGLHHPSHPNHPLILFDISTFLNENREEYDKFSKCNVCGEKSYEYSYCCYRCNFNIHFKCSCLSLTIQTEVHDHQLTRIWKLLKFTCDFCGKKGNLPYLCAQCDFGIHSRCAACPRRLKVYRHNHPLHLTPSLEVHQSDSPICRLCVRKVDTHWLYYCSRCNFAAHLYCAMLSWNWEHINLQELKGEQSTESKSEDTELHQSFDSEICKVIKTTLGEDETEIATEIKHFSHKHDLKLTYEIPNNTKCNGCVQSILSPFYGCTLCSFFLHKSCSKLPKIKRHPLDPHPLTLNYQQDSFSCVACAQTCNGLKYYCKKCKRDYSVLCILLPDALTHACHEHRLYLSKTNFKQKCSSCNSERYNVFRCSTCEFVLDFKCATLPQTTWYNQHEHPFTLRYTPEDDSGEYYCEICEEERDPKQWFYYCAECSFPAHRDCILGKKPNVKHHM, encoded by the coding sequence ATGGAGCTTCAACATTGGGGGCATTGGCAGCATCCGTTGGTCTTTAATGAAGATGAGAGAAGTGGAGATGATTGTTATGGGTGTTTGGAACCAGTATTTGGTCCTAGCTACAGCTGTAACGAATGCAGAGATTACCTCCATCATAAATCATGTGTTGAACTACCTATTGGGTTGCACCATCCATCACACCCAAATCATCCTCTTATTCTCTTCGACATTTCTACATTTCTTAATGAGAACAGAGAAGAATATGACAAATTTAGCAAATGCAATGTCTGCGGAGAAAAGAGTTATGAATACAGTTATTGTTGTTACCGTTGCAACTTCAACATTCACTTCAAATGTTCTTGTTTATCACTCACCATCCAAACTGAAGTCCATGACCATCAATTGACCCGCATTTGGAAGCTGTTGAAGTTCACTTGCGACTTCTGTGGCAAAAAAGGCAATCTGCCCTACCTTTGTGCCCAATGCGATTTCGGTATACATTCACGTTGTGCTGCTTGCCCACGCAGACTGAAAGTTTATCGTCACAACCATCCTCTCCACCTCACCCCTTCTCTTGAAGTCCATCAATCCGACTCTCCAATTTGTCGACTCTGTGTTCGAAAAGTGGATACACACTGGCTTTACTATTGCTCAAGATGCAATTTTGCTGCCCACCTTTATTGTGCTATGCTCTCCTGGAATTGGGAGCACATAAATTTGCAGGAACTTAAAGGGGAGCAGTCCACCGAGTCAAAATCTGAAGATACAGAGCTCCATCAATCCTTTGACTCAGAAATTTGCAAAGTCATAAAAACCACTTTGGGGGAGGACGAAACTGAAATAGCCACAGAAATCAAACACTTCAGTCACAAGCATGATTTGAAGCTTACTTATGAGATTCCGAATAACACAAAATGCAACGGGTGCGTACAATCCATTCTCTCTCCATTTTATGGTTGTACTCTGTGCAGCTTCTTTCTTCATAAATCTTGTTCTaaattacccaaaataaaaCGACACCCACTTGATCCACACCCTCTCACCCTCAATTATCAGCAAGATTCTTTTTCCTGTGTAGCTTGTGCCCAGACTTGCAATGGCTTAAAATACTACTGTAAAAAATGCAAACGTGATTATAGTGTTCTATGTATTTTATTACCAGACGCCCTTACTCATGCTTGTCATGAGCATCGTCTTTACCTCTCCAAAACAAACTTTAAACAAAAGTGTAGTAGTTGTAATTCTGAAAGGTATAATGTATTTCGCTGTTCCACTTGTGAATTTGTTCTAGATTTTAAATGTGCTACTCTACCACAAACCACATGGTACAACCAACATGAACATCCATTCACTCTCCGTTATACTCCTGAAGATGACTCCGGTGaatattattgtgaaatttgtgaGGAAGAACGAGATCCCAAACAATGGTTCTACTACTGTGCAGAGTGCAGCTTTCCCGCTCATCGTGACTGTATTCTTGGGAAAAAACCAAATGTCAAGCACCACATGTAA